From the Panthera leo isolate Ple1 chromosome C1, P.leo_Ple1_pat1.1, whole genome shotgun sequence genome, one window contains:
- the LOC122227915 gene encoding endogenous retrovirus group K member 6 Env polyprotein-like — MRKRHAGSHFSSSETLRLRQKMAKLTVTEPPQKRQRRSHKAGTPTWRQIKNLLTQATDVVMASGREVTATHVFLACLCILTTTGESALYWTYMVGPPTVQPVTWRDPTPKVYTNLTFMGGEDAGFLPTVSASINWTALSAGVPICLQRESTPYKLAYGCLGTKPVGRSITYTLWQNGKRPSEWVPRSVAAYWQKRELLGEWMFFGPHDPPQNLPICPSAGQGLTGDSPWGICAQSSSLRMTPKDINYTITDYSQKARLAQSVEHETLDPRVLDPPPSEVQVHHKIIPQTILQSPEGRIHSDLWKLYATFDKIYTNDSFSFPEYYVSPVLQLRAYVPPPYYLIVGDGTITPVKEDGHQLYRLTCPACALTNCLPVDGPSRSGMKVSLVLQPPYWMLPVHVTGPWYPNYEMQLALEISKRLRRTKRFLGLLIAGLIAAVTVIASATVSVISLHESAQMASHVNELAHNVSKVFVTQERIDRKLEAQLEALQEALMYLGDQFAVLRTRLSLICHDAYKHICVTPLEYTNVTWGQVCRHLQGVWHDANTSLDLLQLQEEINAVASSSLSFSDPGDLAETILHQLNGFNPFNILQHSFWIFIGIVSVISVILVLLCYFWRWGLTAFTTYQARMHMLQLQTIGGHVGGRAPVPG; from the coding sequence ATGAGGAAGCGCCACGCTGGATCCCACTTCAGCTCCTCAGAGACATTACGGTTGCGCCAAAAAATGGCCAAATTGACAGTGACGGAGCCCCCCCAGAAGCGACAACGGCGGAGTCATAAGGCGGGTACACCCACCTGGAGACAGATAAAGAACCTGTTGACCCAGGCCACTGATGTAGTGATGGCCTCAGGTAGAGAGGTAACGGCTACACATGTCTTCTTGGCATGCCTGTGCATTCTCACTACAACCGGGGAGTCTGCTCTCTATTGGACATACATGGTAGGTCCTCCTACAGTACAACCTGTAACATGGAGAGACCCCACACCCAAAGTATACACCAACCTCACCTTTATGGGAGGGGAAGATGCAGGGTTTTTGCCCACTGTGTCGGCCTCTATAAATTGGACGGCACTCTCTGCAGGAGTACCCATCTGCCTGCAAAGGGAGTCTACGCCGTACAAACTTGCTTATGGGTGTTTGGGTACGAAACCAGTAGGGCGGTCTATTACTTATACATTGTGGCAAAATGGCAAGCGTCCTTCTGAATGGGTACCCCGCTCTGTTGCCGCTTATTGGCAAAAGAGAGAATTATTAGGAGAATGGATGTTTTTTGGACCACATGATCCCCCTCAGAATCTTCCTATATGTCCCTCAGCTGGTCAAGGCCTTACTGGGGACTCACCTTGGGGTATATGTGCCCAATCCTCTTCTTTGAGGATGACTCCTAAAGACATAAACTATACCATTACAGATTATTCCCAAAAGgcccggctagctcagtcggtagagcatgagactcttgatcccagggtcttggatCCACCTCCTAGTGAGGTACAGGTACACCACAAGATTATCCCACAAACCATTTTGCAATCCCCTGAAGGAAGAATTCATTCTGATCTTTGGAAATTATATGCTAcctttgataaaatatatactaatgaCAGTTTTAGTTTTCCAGAATATTATGTTTCTCCAGTTCTGCAATTGCGTGCCTATGTTCCTCCACCCTACTATCTGATTGTTGGAGATGGGACCATTACTCCAGTGAAAGAAGATGGTCATCAGTTATACCGGCTGACGTGTCCTGCTTGTGCTTTGACCAATTGTCTACCAGTAGATGGACCCTCTAGAAGTGGAATGAAGGTTTCTCTGGTCTTACAACCTCCCTATTGGATGTTGCCAGTACATGTTACAGGACCTTGGTATCCTAATTATGAGATGCAATTGGCCTTAGAAATCAGTAAACGGCTGCGCAGGACCAAACGGTTTCTTGGACTCTTAATTGCTGGACTCATAGCAGCAGTGACTGTAATTGCCTCTGCAACTGTATCTGTAATATCCTTACATGAAAGTGCCCAAATGGCATCCCATGTAAATGAATTGGCTCATAATGTATCCAAGGTGTTTGTCACTCAAGAACGAATAGATCGTAAATTGGAAGCCCAATTAGAGGCACTACAAGAAGCATTAATGTATCTTGGTGATCAGTTTGCTGTTTTGCGTACCAGACTTTCTTTAATTTGTCATGATGCATATAAGCATATCTGTGTTACCCCTTTAGAGTATACCAATGTGACATGGGGACAAGTGTGTCGTCATTTACAAGGGGTTTGGCATGATGCTAATACTAGCTTAGACCTCTTACAGCTACAAGAAGAGATAAATGCTGTTGCAAGTAGCTCACTCAGTTTCTCTGACCCTGGAGATCTCGCTGAAACCATACTGCACCAACTTAATGGGTTTAATCCATTTAATATTCTTCAGCATTCCTTTTGGATCTTTATTGGAATTGTTTCCGTAATATCTGTTATACTTGTCTTGCTGTGTTATTTCTGGAGATGGGGTCTTACTGCCTTTACCACATACCAAGCCAGGATGCACATGTTGCAATTACAAACAATAGGGGGACatgtggggggccgggccccggtgccaggctga